Proteins from one Mauremys mutica isolate MM-2020 ecotype Southern chromosome 14, ASM2049712v1, whole genome shotgun sequence genomic window:
- the IRX3 gene encoding iroquois-class homeodomain protein IRX-3 — translation MSFPQLGYQYIRPIYPSERQGSGGARSGTELTPSGTLSNVLSSMYGAPYAAAAAAQGYGAFLPYTAELPIFPQLGAQYELKESPGVQHPAFPHHHPAFYPYGQYQFGDPSRPKNATRESTSTLKAWLNEHRKNPYPTKGEKIMLAIITKMTLTQVSTWFANARRRLKKENKMTWAPRSRTDEEGNSYGSDHEGEEDKREDEEEIDLENIDTEHMESHKDELEEDPDLLHSDSKTDSEGSEGFEDLPGSEERFLQAMEAGRPHPPAGGLEPLKLPPQQHRLSPPAPASPPTEGSLAGAGQKPKIWSLAETATSPDNPRKSPGGGSGCSPPAAAPQSLPLAPPHRLVSSCPLGKFPNWTSRAFSAHHHHPHPLTLLSTPHLLGLGATPGAASGAAAIAAFPRPADQAQSTESAGTDRSSALEVEKKLIKTAFQPVQRRPQNQLDAAMVLSALSSS, via the exons aTGTCTTTCCCCCAGCTGGGCTACCAGTATATCAGGCCGATTTACCCCTCTGAGCGCCAGGGGAGCGGCGGCGCTCGAAGCGGGACAGAGCTCACCCCGTCCGGGACGCTCTCCAATGTTTTATCCTCCATGTACGGAGCGCCTTACGCCGCCGCCGCGGCGGCTCAAGGAtatggtgctttcctgccctaCACCGCCGAGCTCCCCATCTTCCCGCAGCTG GGTGCCCAGTACGAGCTGAAGGAGAGCCCCGGCGTGCAGCACCCGGCCTTCCCGCACCACCACCCCGCTTTCTACCCCTATGGGCAGTACCAGTTCGGGGACCCGTCCCGGCCCAAGAACGCCACCCGGGAGAGCACCAGCACCCTCAAGGCCTGGCTGAACGAGCACCGCAAGAACCCCTACCCCACCAAGGGCGAGAAGATCATGCTGGCCATCATCACCAAAATGACCCTCACCCAGGTCTCCACCTGGTTCGCCAACGCCCGCCGGCGGCTCAAGAAGGAGAACAAAATGACCTGGGCGCCCCGCAGCCGGACGGACGAGGAGGGGAACTCGTACGGGAGCGACCACGAGGGGGAAGAGGACAAGCGGGAGGACGAGGAGGAGATCGACCTGGAGAACATCGACACGGAGCACATGGAGAGCCACAAGGACGAGCTGGAGGAGGACCCCGACCTGCTGCACTCCGACTCCAAGACGGACTCGGAAGGCTCCGAGGGCTTCGAGGACTTGCCCGGCTCGGAGGAGCGCTTCCTCCAGGCCATGGAAGCGGGGCGCCCCCACCCGCCCGCCGGGGGGCTGGAGCCCCTCaagctgcccccccagcagcaccgcctctccccgcccgccccggcctCGCCCCCGACGGAGGGCAGCTTAGCCGGCGCCGGGCAGAAGCCCAAGATCTGGTCCCTGGCGGAGACGGCCACCAGCCCGGACAACCCCCGCAAGTCCCCCGGGGGCGGCAGCGGCTGCTCCCCCCCGGCGGCGGCCCCCCAGAGCCTGCCGCTGGCTCCGCCCCACAGACTCGTCTCCTCCTGTCCGCTGGGCAAGTTCCCCAACTGGACCAGCCGGGCTTTCTcggcccaccaccaccacccgcacCCGCTCACCTTACTGAGCACTCCCCACCTGCTGGGACTCGGGGCCACTCCCGGCGCAGCCTCCGGCGCTGCGGCCATCGCTGCCTTCCCCAGACCCGCCGACCAGGCTCAGAGCACGGAGTCCGCTGGAACAG atCGATCTAGTGCCTTGGAAGTAGAGAAAAAGTTAATAAAGACAGCTTTCCAGCCAGTTCAGAGGCG GCCCCAGAACCAACTTGACGCAGCTATGGTTCTATCAGCGTTGTCATCATCAtag